Proteins co-encoded in one Apteryx mantelli isolate bAptMan1 chromosome 4, bAptMan1.hap1, whole genome shotgun sequence genomic window:
- the RAG1 gene encoding V(D)J recombination-activating protein 1 — translation MSVASKMDLPEEIQHPFTKFSEWKFKLFKLRSFEKTPSDDTQHVNKYQAEEVASSEKSIIVHKDETIPRGEKSIRTQTDLMDNRQALEKDANDMKIQDNEAHWNNLKQLCRICGVSLKTGCHKRSHPVHGPVDSETLWLLRKKEKKATSWPDLIAKVFKIDVRGDVDTIHPTRFCHNCWSIIHRKFSNALCEVYFPRNTTMEWQPHSPNCAVCHTARRGVKRKSQPPSVQLGKRLKTIAERARINKGLKNQAQIKNKNLMKEIANCKKIHLSTKLLAVDYPADFIKSISCQICEHILADPVETTCRHLFCRTCILKCIKVMGSYCPSCWYPCFPTDLVSPVKSFLNILDSLGIRCPVKECDEEILLGKYGQHLSSHKLMKERELYSHTNKGGRPRQHLLSLTRRAQKHRLRELKCQVKAFAEKEEGGDIKAVCMTLFLLALRAKNEHRQADELEAIMQGRGSGLHPAVCLAIRVNTFLSCSQYHKMYRTVKAVTGRQIFQPLHALRTAEKALLPGYHPFEWRPPLKNVSTNTEVGIIDGLSGLPLSIDDYPVDTIAKRFRYDAALVSALMDMEEDILEGMKAKNLDDYLNGPFTVVIKESCDGMGDVSEKHGSGPAVPEKAVRFSFTVMSIAIVHGNENIRIFEEAKPNSELCCKPLCLMLADESDHETLTAILSPLIAEREAMKNSELLLEMGGILRTFKFIFRGTGYDEKLVREVEGLEASGSTYICTLCDATRLEASQNLVFHSITRSHAENLERYEVWRSNPYHESVDELRDRVKGVSAKPFIETVPSIDALHCDIGNATEFYRIFQLEIGEVYKNPDASKEERKRWQLTLDKHLRKKMNLKPMMRMSGNFARKLMSKETVEAVCELIKCKERHEALKELMDLYLKMKPVWRSSCPAKECPELLCQYSYNSQRFAELLSTKFKYRYEGKITNYFHKTLAHVPEIIERDGSIGAWASEGNESGNKLFRRFRKMNARQSKCYEMEDVLKHHWLYTSKYLQKFMSAHKTLKSQGFTVDPEDSLGDSLPLEGSLESNDSGEF, via the coding sequence ATGTCAGTAGCATCAAAAATGGACCTGCCTGAAGAAATTCAGCATCCATTTACAAAATTTTCTGAATGGAAATTCAAGCTGTTTAAATTGCGATCATTTGAAAAAACACCTTCTGATGACACCCAACATGTAAATaagtatcaagcagaagaggtaGCTTCTTCAGAGAAAAGCATTATAGTGCATAAAGATGAAACAATTCCAAGAGGAGAAAAGTCAATTCGGACACAGACAGACTTAATGGACAATAGGCAGGCACTTGAGAAAGATGCCAATGACATGAAAATACAAGACAATGAAGCTCATTGGAACAATCTGAAGCAACTTTGCCGCATCTGTGGAGTTTCACTTAAAACAGGTTGCCACAAGAGAAGTCATCCAGTACATGGGCCAGTGGACAGTGAAACTCTGTGgcttctgagaaagaaagagaaaaaagcaacctCTTGGCCAGACCTTATTGCTAAGGTTTTTAAGATTGATGTGCGAGGAGATGTTGACACAATCCATCCCACTCGATTTTGTCATAACTGCTGGAGTATTATCCACAGAAAATTCAGTAATGCCTTATGTGAAGTATATTTCCCTAGGAACACCACGATGGAGTGGCAACCCCACTCCCCAAACTGTGCTGTGTGCCACACTGCCCGCCGGGGTGTCAAGAGAAAAAGTCAACCACCCAGTGTACAGCTTGGCAAACGGCTGAAGACCATTGCAGAACGCGCTCGAATAAACAAAGGCCTTAAGAACCAAGcacagataaaaaacaaaaacttaatgAAAGAGATTGCCAACTGCAAGAAGATACATCTCAGTACCAAGCTCCTTGCAGTTGACTACCCAGCAGATTTCATTAAAtccatctcttgccagatttgtGAGCACATTTTGGCAGATCCAGTGGAAACAACATGTAGACACTTGTTTTGCAGAACTTGCATCCTTAAATGTATCAAAGTTATGGGCAGCTATTGTCCCTCCTGCTGGTATCCTTGCTTTCCTACTGATCTGGTAAGCCCAGTGAAATCCTTCCTGAACATCCTTGATAGCCTGGGAATAAGATGCCCTGTAAAGGAATGTGATGAAGAGATTTTGCTGGGTAAATATGGCCAACACCTCTCCAGCCACAAGTTGATGAAGGAGCGAGAGCTTTACAGTCACACAAATAAAGGTGGCCGACCGAGGCAGCATCTCCTGTCTTTGACCAGGAGAGCTCAAAAACATCGTCTGAGAGAACTGAAATGTCAAGTCAAGGCTTTTGCTGAGAAAGAAGAGGGGGGTGACATAAAGGCTGTATGCATGACTTTGTTCCTGCTAGCTTTAAGAGCAAAAAATGAACACAGACAAGCAGATGAATTGGAAGCTATAATGCAAGGGAGGGGATCTGGACTTCACCCTGCTGTCTGCCTGGCAATCCGAGTCAACACATTTCTTAGCTGTAGCCAATATCATAAAATGTATAGAACTGTAAAAGCTGTCACTGGGAGGCAGATCTTCCAGCCATTGCATGCTCTTCGCACTGCTGAGAAAGCCCTCCTACCCGGTTATCATCCATTCGAGTGGAGACCTCCCTTGAAAAATGTATCCACTAACACAGAAGTGGGTATTATAGATGGACTATCAGGGCTGCCACTCTCAATTGATGACTACCCAGTGGACACAATTGCAAAGAGATTTCGATATGATGCAGCCTTGGTTTCTGCCTTGATGGACATGGAGGAAGACATCTTGGAAGGCATGAAAGCAAAAAACCTGGATGACTATTTGAATGGTCCCTTCACTGTGGTGATAAAAGAGTCCTGTGATGGAATGGGAGATGTCAGCGAGAAGCACGGAAGTGGGCCAGCTGTCCCAGAGAAGGCTGTTCGTTTTTCTTTCACAGTCATGAGCATTGCTATAGTCCATGGGAACGAAAACATAAGGATCTTTGAGGAGGCAAAGCCCAATTCAGAGTTGTGTTGCAAGCCCTTGTGCCTTATGCTGGCTGATGAATCAGATCATGAAACTCTGACAGCAATCCTGAGCCCTCTCATAGCAGAAAGAGAGGCCATGAAAAACAGTGAACTGCTGCTTGAAATGGGAGGCATCCTGAGAACGTTCAAATTCATCTTTAGGGGTACAGGATACGATGAGAAACTTGTCCGGGAAGTGGAAGGGCTGGAGGCCTCTGGTTCCACGTACATCTGTACTCTCTGTGATGCCACACGCCTGGAAGCATCCCAGAATTTGGTTTTCCACTCCATAACAAGGAGCCATGCTGAAAATTTGGAGCGGTATGAAGTATGGAGGTCCAACCCGTATCATGAGTCCGTTGATGAGCTCCGTGACAGAGTGAAGGGTGTTTCAGCCAAACCTTTTATTGAGACGGTTCCTTCCATAGATGCGTTGCATTGCGACATTGGCAATGCAACTGAATTCTACAGGATTTTCCAGCTGGAAATAGGCGAAGTTTATAAGAATCCTGATGCATctaaagaggagaggaagagatggCAATTGACTCTTGACAAACACCTCAGGAAGAAGATGAACTTAAAGCCTATGATGAGGATGAGTGGAAATTTTGCTAGAAAGCTCATGTCCAAAGAGACAGTAGAGGCAGTATGTGAATTAATAAAGTGCAAGGAAAGGCATGAAGCCCTAAAAGAACTGATGGACCTTTATCTGAAAATGAAGCCGGTGTGGCGATCTTCATGCCCTGCCAAGGAGTGTCCAGAACTGCTGTGCCAGTATAGCTACAATTCGCAGCGTTTTGCTGAGCTCCTGTCTACAAAGTTCAAGTACAGATATGAAGGCAAGATTACAAATTATTTCCACAAAACCCTTGCTCATGTTCCTGAAATCATTGAAAGAGATGGATCCATTGGTGCCTGGGCAAGTGAAGGAAATGAGTCTGGAAACAAACTGTTTAGGCGGTTCCGAAAAATGAAtgccaggcagtccaaatgctaTGAAATGGAGGATGTCTTGAAGCATCACTGGCTATATACCTCTAAGTACCTCCAGAAGTTCATGAGTGCtcataaaacattaaaaagccaGGGCTTCACAGTTGATCCAGAGGACAGTTTAGGTGACTCCTTACCATTGGAAGGCTCCTTGGAAAGCAATGATTCAGGGGAATTTTAA